A window from Callithrix jacchus isolate 240 chromosome 17, calJac240_pri, whole genome shotgun sequence encodes these proteins:
- the IGSF10 gene encoding immunoglobulin superfamily member 10 isoform X2 has product MNPRTSKGKPLAMISAAAFQCTKPTIDSSLKSKSLTILEDSGSAFISPQGFMAPFGSLTMNMTDQSGNEANMVCSIQKPSRTSPIAFTEENDYIVLNTSFSTFLVCNIDYGHIQPVWQVLALYSDSPLILERSHLLSETPQLCYKYKQAAPKPEDIFTNIEADLRADPSWLMQDQISLQLNRTATTLSSLQIQYSGDTKITLPRAEMRPVKRKWTMISRNNNTKLEHTVLVGGTIGLSCPAQGDPTPYLEWLLADGSKVRAPYVSEDGRILIDKSGKLELQMADSFDTGVYHCISTNYADADILTYRITVVETSAEAYQENGIHHTVFTGETLDLPCHSTGIPDASISWVLPGNNVLYQSSRDKEVLNNGTLRILQVTPKDQGYYHCVAANPSGVDFLIFQVSVKMKGQRPLEHGGETEGSGLDESNPTAPLKEPPGAQLPTSAPMGAEVGKQASSTSKRQNYRELIHQQHGDSTHRRFRENRRHFPPSARRIDPKHWAALLEKVKKNAVPEKRENPIVSPPPLVTQLPNILEDDDSSGMLTQDEEFMVLATKASDLAASTVMADSKIISHPVTNITSGTEFSPVMSSQILPPKELIDFKLSTAIETIAMSKNVNPTMSSQMQGTTNQHPSTVFPLLPGDTEFQHSDQMGRGREHFQSAPPITVRTTIKDVNVKMLTSTNDKVLLESVNTTNSHQTSVREVSEPRHNHFYSHTTQTLSTSTLPSDLHVAAHSQFQIPRNGTVNIPLFRRFGRRRRIGGRGRIISPYRTPILRRHRYSIFRPTTRGSSEKSTTTFSATVLNVTCLSCLPRERLTTATAALSFPSAEPITFPKADIARVTSEESTTLVQNPLLLFENKPNVDIEKTTPTIKYFSTESSQVTPTGTVMTYAPTSIPMKKTHKINAGYPRVSRTNEAKRDSVSTSSLSGAITKPPMTTIIATTRFSRRKLPWQQNFVNNHNPKGRLKNQHKFSLQKSTAVMLPKTSPALPTDKDSPSHFTTLSASVIQIPSITLTTARHTTSKTYSPGSLPPMKELPFSSFNAVLPSIISKDSSTVSIISMQTAIPAIPPTVPASVITDETQTERPRAQTIQREKEPLKKRNDPNISPGQSSGFTTSTAITPPVLITVETSIKPSVSAFTHSSPENTTGISSTIGHHSRTLDLTDVIEESAQVSTWTLKRTIASETTLSGKSYKNTTTRKAIIRHSTMSPFLSSSAILMPIPISPPFTQKAVTDNVETPISRLMTNTVVKLQESLRHNANPQQLAEVATSPQAHPNAKFTTGTTHFIYSNLLHSTPMPALITVKSQNSKLTPSPWSENQFWHKPYSEIAEKGKTPEVSMLPTTGLPEATTHASNWDGQKNAKKSDFDKKSVQEVTTSKLLLFDSLSRNIFEKPRIVGGKAASFTIPANSDAFLPCEAVGNPLPTIRWTRVSSGLDLSKRKQNNRVQVLPNGTLSIQRVEIQDRGQYLCSASNLFGTDHLHVTLSVVSYPPRILERRTKEITVHSGSTVELKCRAEGRPSPTITWILANQTVVLESSQGSRQALVTGDGTLVIHNLSIYDRGFYKCVASNPAGQDSLLVKIQVIAAPPVILEQKRQVIVGTWGESLKLPCTAKGTPQPSIYWVLSDGTEVKPLQFTNFKLFLFSNGTLYIRNLASSDRGTYECIATSSTGSERRVVMLTMEERMTSPRIEAASQKRTEVNLGDKLLLNCSATGEPKPQIMWRLPSKAVVNQQHRMGSRIHVYPNGSLFIGSVTEKDSGVYLCVARNKMGDDLILMHVSLRLKPAKIDHKQYFRKQVLHGKDFQVDCKASGSPMPEISWSLPDGTMINNAMQADDSGHRPRRYTLFNNGTLYFNKVGVAEEGDYTCYAQNTLGKDEMKVHLTVITAAPRIRQHYKSNKRIKVGDAAVLDCEVTGDPKPKIFWLLPSNDMISSSTGRYTFHANGSLIINKVKLLDSGEYVCVARNPSGDDTKMYKLDIVSKPPLINGLYTNRTVIKATAVRHSKKHFDCRADGTPPPEVTWIMPDSIFLTAPYYGSRITVHKNGTLEIRNVRLSDSADFICVARNEGGESVLVVQLEVLEMLRRPTFRNPFNEKTVAQLAKSAVLNCSVDGNPPPEIIWILPNGTRFSNGPHSYQYLIASNGSFIIYKTTREDAGKYRCAARNKVGYIEKLIILEIGQKPVILTYAPGAVKGLSGESLSLHCVSDGIPKPNIKWTMPSGYVVDRPQITGKYILHDNGTLVIKEATAYDRGNYICKAQNSVGHTLITVPVMIVAYPPRITNRPPRSIVTRTGAAFQLHCVALGVPKPEIMWEIPGHSLDSTASKGRIRGSEQLHLQGTLVIQNPQASDSGIYKCTAKNPLGSDYAATYIEVI; this is encoded by the exons ATGAACCCTAGGACTTCTAAAGGCAAGCCCTTAGCAATGATCTCAGCTGCAGCTTTCCAGTGCACCAAGCCAACCATTGACTCATCTCTGAAATCAAAGAGCCTGACtattctggaagacagtggttctgctttcatttctcccCAAGGTTTCATGGCACCCTTTGGCTCCCTCACCATGAATATGACAGACCAGTCTGGAAATGAAGCTAACATGGTCTGCAGTATTCAAAAGCCCTCAAGGACATCACCCATTGCATTCACTGAAGAAAATGACTACATTGTGCTAAATActtcattttcaacatttttggtGTGCAACATAGATTACGGTCACATTCAGCCAGTGTGGCAAGTTCTGGCTCTGTACAGTGATTCTCCTCTGATACTAGAAAGGAGCCACTTGCTTAGTGAAACACCACAGCTCTGTTACAAGTATAAGCAAGCGGCTCCTAAGCCTGAAGACATCTTTACCAACATAGAGGCAGATCTCAGAGCAGATCCCTCTTGGTTAATGCAAGACCAGATTTCCTTGCAGCTGAACAGaactgccaccacactcagttcaTTACAGATCCAGTACTCAGGTGATACCAAAATCACTTTACCAAGAGCAGAGATGAGGCCAGTGAAACGCAAATGGACTATGATTTCAAGGAACAACAATACTAAGCTGGAACACACTGTTTTGGTAGGTGGAACCATTGGTCTCAGTTGCCCAGCCCAAGGAGACCCCACCCCATACTTGGAGTGGCTTCTAGCTGATGGAAGTAAAGTGAGAGCCCCTTATGTCAGTGAGGATGGACGGATCCTAATAGACAAAAGTGGAAAACTGGAACTCCAGATGGCTGATAGTTTTGACACGGGCGTATATCACTGCATAAGCACCAATTACGCTGATGCAGATATTCTCACCTATAGGATAACTGTGGTAGAAACTTCAGCAGAAGCCTATCAGGAAAATGGGATTCATCACACAGTTTTCACTGGTGAAACACTTGATCTCCCATGCCATTCTACTGGTATCCCAGATGCCTCTATTAGCTGGGTTCTTCCAGGAAACAATGTGCTCTATCAGTCATCAAGAGACAAGGAAGTTCTTAACAATGGCACATTAAGAATATTACAAGTCACCCCAAAAGACCAAGGTTATTATCACTGTGTGGCAGCCAACCCATCAGGGGTTGATTTTTTGATTTTCCAAGTTTCAGTCAAGATGAAAGGACAAAGGCCATTGGAGCATGGCGGAGAAACAGAGGGATCTGGACTTGATGAGTCCAATCCTACTGCTCCTCTAAAGGAGCCGCCAGGTGCACAACTCCCTACATCTGCTCCAATGGGGGCTGAGGTCGGAAAACAAGCCTCAAGCACAAGTAAGAGGCAAAACTATCGGGAATTAATACACCAGCAACATGGAGATTCAACACACAGACGTTTTAGGGAGAATAGGAGGCACTTCCCTCCCTCTGCTAGGAGAATTGACCCAAAACACTGGGCAGCACTGTTggagaaagtgaaaaagaatgCTGTGCCAGAGAAGCGAGAAAATCCCATAGTGAGCCCACCCCCACTGGTCACCCAACTCCCAAACATACTTGAAGACGACGATTCCTCAGGCATGCTCACTCAAGATGAGGAGTTTATGGTCCTGGCCACTAAAGCTTCGGACCTTGCAGCAAGTACAGTGATGGCTGACTCCAAAATAATATCTCATCCTGTGACAAACATAACTTCTGGAACAGAATTCTCTCCTGTTATGAGTTCACAAATATTACCACCCAAAGAACTCATAGATTTCAAACTATCTACTGCTATTGAAACTATAGCCATGTCAAAGAATGTAAACCCAACCATGTCAAGCCAAATGCAAGGCACAACCAATCAACATCCATCCACTGTCTTTCCACTACTTCCTGGAGATACTGAATTTCAACACTCTGACCagatgggaagaggaagagagcatTTCCAAAGTGCACCCCCAATAACAGTGAGGACTACGATCAAAGATGTCAATGTCAAAATGCTTACTAGCACCAATGACAAAGTATTGTTGGAGTCGGTAAATACCACAAATAGTCATCAGACATCTGTAAGAGAAGTCAGTGAGCCCAGGCACAATCACTTCTATTCACACACTACTCAAACACTTAGCACCTCCACGCTCCCTTCAGATCTGCACGTGGCTGCTCATTCTCAGTTTCAGATCCCTAGAAATGGTACCGTTAACATCCCACTGTTCAGACGCTTCGGGAGGCGGAGGAGAATTGGGGGAAGAGGGCGGATTATCAGCCCATATAGAACTCCAATTCTCCGACGGCATAGATATAGCATTTTCAGGCCAACAACCAGAGGTTCTTCTGAGAAAAGCACTACCACCTTCTCAGCCACAGTGCTCAATGTGACATGCCTGTCCTGTCTTCCCAGAGAGAGGCTCACCACTGCAACAGCAGCACTGTCTTTCCCAAGTGCTGAACCCATTACTTTCCCCAAAGCTGACATTGCTAGAGTCACATCAGAAGAATCTACAACTCTAGTCCAGAATCCACTATTACTATTTGAGAACAAACCCAACGTAGATATTGAGAAAACAACAcccacaataaaatatttcagtactGAAAGTTCTCAAGTGACCCCAACTGGTACAGTCATGACTTATGCACCAACATCCATACCCAtgaaaaaaactcacaaaataaaCGCTGGCTACCCAAGGGTGTCTCGCACCAATGAAGCTAAAAGAGATTCAGTGAGTACATCATCACTGTCAGGTGCTATCACCAAGCCACCAATGACTACTATTATAGCCACTACAAGGTTTTCAAGAAGAAAACTTCCCTGGCAGCAGAACTTTGTTAATAACCATAACCCAAAGGGCAGATTAAAGAATCAACATAAATTTAGTTTACAAAAAAGCACAGCTGTGATGCTTCCTAAAACATCTCCTGCTTTACCCACAGATAAAGATTCCCCCTCCCATTTCACCACACTTTCAGCAAGTGTGATACAAATTCCATCTATTACCTTGACTACAGCTCGCCATACTACCAGCAAAACATACAGTCCTGGAAGTCTTCCACCAATGAAGGAGCTTCCTTTCTCATCCTTTAACGCTGTGCTTCCTAGTATCATAAGCAAAGACTCAAGTACAGTAAGCATCATATCAATGCAAACAGCTATACCAGCAATTCCTCCTACTGTCCCTGCATCTGTCATTACTGATGAAACCCAAACAGAGAGACCCAGAGCACAAACAATACAAAGAGAAAAGGAGCCTCTAAAGAAGAGGAATGACCCAAACATCTCTCCAGGCCAGAGTTCTGGCTTCACTACATCCACTGCTATAACACCTCCTGTTCTAATAACAGTGGAAACTTCAATCAAGCCCAGTGTCTCTGCATTCACTCATTCCTCACCAGAAAACACCACTGGAATTTCGAGCACAATCGGTCATCATTCAAGAACTCTTGATCTGACAGATGTGATTGAAGAATCAGCCCAAGTGAGTACTTGGACTTTGAAGCGCACAATTGCTTCTGAAACAACTTTGTCTGGCAAATCATACAAGAATACCACCACCAGGAAAGCAATCATTAGACACTCAACCATGTCACCATTCCTGAGCAGCAGTGCTATTCTAATGCCAATTCCCATCTCCCCTCCCTTTACTCAAAAAGCAGTTACTGACAACGTGGAAACTCCCATTTCCAGGCTTATGACAAATACAGTGGTCAAGCTGCAGGAATCCTTAAGGCACAATGCTAATCCACAGCAATTAGCAGAGGTAGCAACATCTCCCCAGGCTCACCCAAATGCCAAGTTCACAACTGGAACCACTCACTTCATCTACTCTAATCTGTTACATTCTACTCCCATGCCAGCACTAATAACAGTTAAATCACAGAATTCTAAATTAACTCCATCTCCCTGGTCAGAAAACCAATTTTGGCACAAGCCATACTCAGAAATTGCTGAAAAAGGGAAAACACCAGAAGTAAGCATGTTGCCCACTACAGGCCTGCCAGAGGCCACGACTCATGCTTCAAATTGGGATGGACAGAAGAATGCAAAGAAGAGTGACTTTGATAAAAAATCAGTTCAAGAAGTAACAACTTCCAAACTCCTTCTCTTTGACTCTTTGTCTAGGAATATATTTGAAAAGCCCAGGATAGTTGGAGGAAAAGCTGCAAGTTTTACTATTCCAGCTAACTCAGATGCCTTTCTTCCCTGTGAAGCTGTTGGAAATCCCCTGCCCACCATTCGATGGACCAGAGTCTCATCAG gaCTTGATTTATCTAAAAGGAAACAGAATAACAGGGTCCAGGTTCTCCCTAATGGTACCCTGTCCATCCAGAGGGTGGAAATTCAGGACCGTGGACAGTACTTGTGCTCAGCATCCAATCTGTTTGGCACAGACCACCTTCATGTCACCTTGTCTGTGGTTTCCTATCCTCCCAGGATCCTGGAGAGACGTACCAAAGAGATCACAGTTCATTCTGGAAGCACTGTGGAACTGAAGTGCAGAGCAGAAGGTAGGCCAAGCCCTACAATTACCTGGATTCTTGCAAACCAAACAGTTGTCTTGGAATCATCCCAGGGAAGCAGGCAGGCCCTGGTGACAGGTGATGGAACATTGGTCATCCACAATCTCAGTATTTATGACCGTGGCTTTTACAAATGTGTGGCCAGCAACCCAGCTGGCCAGGATTCACTGCTGGTTAAAATACAAGTCATTGCGGCACCACCTGTTATTCTAGAGCAAAAGAGGCAAGTCATTGTAGGCACTTGGGGCGAAAGTTTAAAACTGCCCTGTACTGCAAAAGGAACTCCTCAGCCCAGCATTTACTGGGTCCTCTCTGATGGCACTGAAGTGAAACCATTACAGTTTACCAATTTCAAGTTGTTCTTATTTTCAAATGGGACTTTATATATAAGAAACCTAGCCTCTTCAGACAGGGGCACTTATGAATGCATCGCTACCAGTTCCACTGGTTCAGAGCGAAGAGTGGTAATGCTTACAATGGAAGAGCGAATGACCAGCCCCAGGATAGAAGCTGCATCCCAGAAAAGGACTGAAGTGAATTTGGGGGACAAATTACTACTGAATTGCTCAGCCACTGGGGAGCCCAAACCCCAAATAATGTGGAGGTTACCATCTAAGGCTGTGGTCAACCAGCAGCACAG AATGGGCAGCCGGATCCATGTCTATCCAAATGGATCCCTGTTTATTGGATCAGTAACAGAAAAAGACAGTGGTGTCTACTTGTGTGTGGCAAGAAACAAAATGGGGGATGATCTGATACTGATGCATGTCAGCCTAAGACTGAAACCTGCCAAAATTGACCACAAGCAGTATTTTAGAAAGCAAGTGCTCCATGGGAAAGATTTCCAAGTAGACTGCAAAGCTTCTGGCTCCCCGATGCCAGAGATATCTTGGAGTTTGCCCGACGGAACCATGATCAACAATGCAATGCAAGCGGATGACAGTGGCCACAGGCCCAGAAGATATACCCTTTTTAACAATGGAACCTTATACTTCAACAAAGTCGGGGTAGCAGAGGAAGGAGATTATACTTGCTATGCCCAGAACACCCTAGGGAAGGATGAAATGAAAGTCCACTTAACAGTTATAACGGCTGCTCCCCGGATAAGGCAGCATTACAAAAGCAACAAGAGAATCAAAGTTGGAGACGCAGCTGTCCTTGACTGTGAGGTCACTGGGGATcccaaaccaaaaatattttggttGCTGCCTTCCAATGACATGATTTCCTCCTCCACCGGCAGGTACACGTTTCATGCCAATGGGTCTCTGatcatcaacaaagtgaaactgctTGATTCTGGAGAGTACGTATGTGTAGCCCGAAATCCTAGTGGGGATGACACCAAAATGTACAAACTGGACATTGTCTCTAAACCTCCATTAATCAATGGTCTGTATACAAACAGAACTGTTATTAAAGCCACAGCTGTGAGACATTCCAAAAAACACTTTGACTGCAGAGCTGACGGGACACCACCTCCTGAAGTCACGTGGATCATGCCAGACAGTATTTTCCTCACAGCCCCTTACTATGGAAGCAGAATCACAGTCCATAAAAATGGAACCTTGGAAATTCGGAATGTGAGGCTTTCGGATTCAGCTGATTTTATCTGTGTGGCTCGAAATGAAGGAGGAGAGAGCGTGTTGGTAGTACAGTTAGAAGTACTGGAAATGCTGAGAAGACCGACATTCAGAAATCCATTTAATGAAAAAACAGTTGCCCAGCTGGCAAAGTCTGCAGTATTGAATTGCTCTGTTGATGGGAACCCACCACCTGAGATAATCTGGATTTTACCAAATGGCACGCGATTTTCCAATGGCCCACACAGTTATCAGTATCTTATAGCAAGCAATGGTTCTTTTATCATTTATAAGACAACCCGGGAGGATGCAGGAAAATATCGCTGTGCAGCTAGGAATAAAGTTGGCTATATTGAGAAATTAATCATATTAGAAATTGGCCAGAAGCCAGTTATTCTTACATATGCACCTGGGGCAGTAAAAGGCCTCAGTGGAGAGTCTCTATCACTGCATTGCGTGTCTGATGGAATTCCTAAGCCAAATATCAAATGGACTATGCCAAGTGGTTATGTAGTAGACAGGCCTCAAATTACTGGGAAATACATATTGCATGACAATGGCACCTTAGTCATCAAAGAAGCAACAGCTTATGACAGAGGAAACTATATCTGTAAGGCTCAAAATAGTGTTGGTCATACACTGATTACAGTTCCAGTAATGATTGTAGCCTACCCTCCCCGAATTACAAATCGTCCACCCAGGAGCATTGTCACCAGGACAGGGGCAGCCTTTCAGCTCCACTGTGTGGCCCTGGGAGTTCCCAAGCCAGAAATCATGTGGGAGATACCTGGCCACTCCCTTGACTCAACGGCAAGTAAAGGGAGGATACGCGGAAGTGAGCAGCTTCACTTACAAGGTACCCTAGTCATTCAGAATCCGCAAGCCTCCGATTCTGGGATATACAAATGCACAGCAAAGAATCCACTTGGTAGTGATTATGCAGCAACGTATATTGAAGTAATCTGA
- the IGSF10 gene encoding immunoglobulin superfamily member 10 isoform X3 — MLTMEERMTSPRIEAASQKRTEVNLGDKLLLNCSATGEPKPQIMWRLPSKAVVNQQHRMGSRIHVYPNGSLFIGSVTEKDSGVYLCVARNKMGDDLILMHVSLRLKPAKIDHKQYFRKQVLHGKDFQVDCKASGSPMPEISWSLPDGTMINNAMQADDSGHRPRRYTLFNNGTLYFNKVGVAEEGDYTCYAQNTLGKDEMKVHLTVITAAPRIRQHYKSNKRIKVGDAAVLDCEVTGDPKPKIFWLLPSNDMISSSTGRYTFHANGSLIINKVKLLDSGEYVCVARNPSGDDTKMYKLDIVSKPPLINGLYTNRTVIKATAVRHSKKHFDCRADGTPPPEVTWIMPDSIFLTAPYYGSRITVHKNGTLEIRNVRLSDSADFICVARNEGGESVLVVQLEVLEMLRRPTFRNPFNEKTVAQLAKSAVLNCSVDGNPPPEIIWILPNGTRFSNGPHSYQYLIASNGSFIIYKTTREDAGKYRCAARNKVGYIEKLIILEIGQKPVILTYAPGAVKGLSGESLSLHCVSDGIPKPNIKWTMPSGYVVDRPQITGKYILHDNGTLVIKEATAYDRGNYICKAQNSVGHTLITVPVMIVAYPPRITNRPPRSIVTRTGAAFQLHCVALGVPKPEIMWEIPGHSLDSTASKGRIRGSEQLHLQGTLVIQNPQASDSGIYKCTAKNPLGSDYAATYIEVI; from the exons ATGCTTACAATGGAAGAGCGAATGACCAGCCCCAGGATAGAAGCTGCATCCCAGAAAAGGACTGAAGTGAATTTGGGGGACAAATTACTACTGAATTGCTCAGCCACTGGGGAGCCCAAACCCCAAATAATGTGGAGGTTACCATCTAAGGCTGTGGTCAACCAGCAGCACAG AATGGGCAGCCGGATCCATGTCTATCCAAATGGATCCCTGTTTATTGGATCAGTAACAGAAAAAGACAGTGGTGTCTACTTGTGTGTGGCAAGAAACAAAATGGGGGATGATCTGATACTGATGCATGTCAGCCTAAGACTGAAACCTGCCAAAATTGACCACAAGCAGTATTTTAGAAAGCAAGTGCTCCATGGGAAAGATTTCCAAGTAGACTGCAAAGCTTCTGGCTCCCCGATGCCAGAGATATCTTGGAGTTTGCCCGACGGAACCATGATCAACAATGCAATGCAAGCGGATGACAGTGGCCACAGGCCCAGAAGATATACCCTTTTTAACAATGGAACCTTATACTTCAACAAAGTCGGGGTAGCAGAGGAAGGAGATTATACTTGCTATGCCCAGAACACCCTAGGGAAGGATGAAATGAAAGTCCACTTAACAGTTATAACGGCTGCTCCCCGGATAAGGCAGCATTACAAAAGCAACAAGAGAATCAAAGTTGGAGACGCAGCTGTCCTTGACTGTGAGGTCACTGGGGATcccaaaccaaaaatattttggttGCTGCCTTCCAATGACATGATTTCCTCCTCCACCGGCAGGTACACGTTTCATGCCAATGGGTCTCTGatcatcaacaaagtgaaactgctTGATTCTGGAGAGTACGTATGTGTAGCCCGAAATCCTAGTGGGGATGACACCAAAATGTACAAACTGGACATTGTCTCTAAACCTCCATTAATCAATGGTCTGTATACAAACAGAACTGTTATTAAAGCCACAGCTGTGAGACATTCCAAAAAACACTTTGACTGCAGAGCTGACGGGACACCACCTCCTGAAGTCACGTGGATCATGCCAGACAGTATTTTCCTCACAGCCCCTTACTATGGAAGCAGAATCACAGTCCATAAAAATGGAACCTTGGAAATTCGGAATGTGAGGCTTTCGGATTCAGCTGATTTTATCTGTGTGGCTCGAAATGAAGGAGGAGAGAGCGTGTTGGTAGTACAGTTAGAAGTACTGGAAATGCTGAGAAGACCGACATTCAGAAATCCATTTAATGAAAAAACAGTTGCCCAGCTGGCAAAGTCTGCAGTATTGAATTGCTCTGTTGATGGGAACCCACCACCTGAGATAATCTGGATTTTACCAAATGGCACGCGATTTTCCAATGGCCCACACAGTTATCAGTATCTTATAGCAAGCAATGGTTCTTTTATCATTTATAAGACAACCCGGGAGGATGCAGGAAAATATCGCTGTGCAGCTAGGAATAAAGTTGGCTATATTGAGAAATTAATCATATTAGAAATTGGCCAGAAGCCAGTTATTCTTACATATGCACCTGGGGCAGTAAAAGGCCTCAGTGGAGAGTCTCTATCACTGCATTGCGTGTCTGATGGAATTCCTAAGCCAAATATCAAATGGACTATGCCAAGTGGTTATGTAGTAGACAGGCCTCAAATTACTGGGAAATACATATTGCATGACAATGGCACCTTAGTCATCAAAGAAGCAACAGCTTATGACAGAGGAAACTATATCTGTAAGGCTCAAAATAGTGTTGGTCATACACTGATTACAGTTCCAGTAATGATTGTAGCCTACCCTCCCCGAATTACAAATCGTCCACCCAGGAGCATTGTCACCAGGACAGGGGCAGCCTTTCAGCTCCACTGTGTGGCCCTGGGAGTTCCCAAGCCAGAAATCATGTGGGAGATACCTGGCCACTCCCTTGACTCAACGGCAAGTAAAGGGAGGATACGCGGAAGTGAGCAGCTTCACTTACAAGGTACCCTAGTCATTCAGAATCCGCAAGCCTCCGATTCTGGGATATACAAATGCACAGCAAAGAATCCACTTGGTAGTGATTATGCAGCAACGTATATTGAAGTAATCTGA